The following is a genomic window from Mycobacterium parmense.
GCAGCGCCTACCGCGCACGCGGACGCCACAGACGACGCCTTCGTCGCGGCGCTCAAGGCTCACGGCATCGTCCACGAGTCCAACTCGGCCGCCATCGCCGCCGGCCACCTGGTCTGCCACCAGATGGACATGGGCAAGACCCAGGAGCAGATCGCCACGGACGTGATGAACAGCAGCACGCTCGACGGCGACAACGCCGGATACTTCGTCGCCGTCGCCGAACGCGCGTACTGCCCGCAGTACGCCGACATCTCCTGAGATAGCCGCCGGGGGCGGGGTTCGCAATCCCGCCCCATTCTTTCCTCAACCACCCCCTTCGATAGGGCCGTCGGCGGCGGCACCGTCCGCGCCGCCGTGGCCCAGATCTCAGCGATTCCCGGCTCGCGAGAACCTGTAACGTGCGAGCATTCGGGCTGGATTCGATGACAGCAACCAACGGCGCTTATGTTCTGGGGAGTGGCACAGATGACGAGCATCCGTATGCGAAAGCACGCGCGGTTGTTCTTGGCTACCGGGGTCGTCCCCGCGGTCGGGCTGCTCGGCACGCTGGCGGCGCCGAACGCACGCGGCGACGCCGTCGACGACGCGTTCATCGGGGCGCTGAAGGCAAAGAACATCACCTTCGAATCGCCGGCGACCGCCATCAACTCGGGCCACCTGGTCTGCCACGAACTCGACCTCGGCTCGACGCCGGAGCAGACCGCGCAGGACGTGATGAACAGCAGTCAGCTCGACGGCTACCACGCGGGCTACTTCGTCGGCGTCAGCATCCGGGCGTACTGCCCCAAGTACGCCGGCCAGTAACGATCCGATAATTAACAGCGCGTTGACAGGAACGCGATAATCCGGCGCGTAAAATTGGCGCGATACAAACAATTACGGAGATTCGGCTTTTCATGATAATGAAAGTCCTCAGCGGTGGTGCCATCGTCGTGGGCGTCGCCGTCGGACTATCGGGGACGGCCACCGCCGACCCGC
Proteins encoded in this region:
- a CDS encoding DUF732 domain-containing protein is translated as MLITRTRTPSWVLTLVGAVVASAIALLTPLLAAPTAHADATDDAFVAALKAHGIVHESNSAAIAAGHLVCHQMDMGKTQEQIATDVMNSSTLDGDNAGYFVAVAERAYCPQYADIS
- a CDS encoding DUF732 domain-containing protein, with amino-acid sequence MTSIRMRKHARLFLATGVVPAVGLLGTLAAPNARGDAVDDAFIGALKAKNITFESPATAINSGHLVCHELDLGSTPEQTAQDVMNSSQLDGYHAGYFVGVSIRAYCPKYAGQ